In Ovis canadensis isolate MfBH-ARS-UI-01 breed Bighorn chromosome 3, ARS-UI_OviCan_v2, whole genome shotgun sequence, one DNA window encodes the following:
- the R3HDM2 gene encoding R3H domain-containing protein 2 isoform X25 — translation MSNSNTTQETLEIMKESEKKLVEESVNKNKFISKTPSKEEIEKESEDTSLRQETQRRTSNHGHARKRAKSNSKLKLVRSLAVCEESSAPFVDGPLETQDIIQLHISCPSDKEEEKSTKDVSEKEDKDKNKEKVPRRMLSRDSSQEYTDSTGIDLHEFLVNTLKKNPRDRMMLLKLEQEILDFINDNNNQFKKFPQMTSYHRMLLHRVAAYFGMDHNVDQTGKAVIINKTSNTRIPEQRFSEHIKDEKNTEFQQRFILKRDDASMDRDDNQIRVPLQDGRRSKSIEEREEEYQRVRERIFARETGQNGYLNDIRLSKEAFSSSSHKRRQIFRGNREGLSRTSSSRQSSTDSELKSLEPRPWSSTDSDGSVRSMRPPVTKASSFSGISILTRGDSIGSSKGGSAGRISRPGMALGAPEVCNQVTSSQSVRGLLPCTAQQQQQQQQLPALPPTPQQQPPLNNHMISQPVPALQPSPQPVQFSPGSCPQVLLPVSPPQQYNMADDLSNPFGQMSLSRQGSTEAADPSSALFQPPLISQHAQQTSFIMASTGQPLPTSNYSTSSHAPPTQQVLPPQGYMQPPQQIQVSYYSPGQYPSSSQQYRPLSHPVAYSPQRGQQLPQPSQQPGLQPMMPNQQQAAYQGMIGVQQPQNQGLLSNQRSGMGGQMQGLVVQYTPLPSYQVPVGNDSQNVVQPPFQQPMLVPASQSVQGALPAGGVPVYYSMIPPAQQNGTSPSVGFLQPPGSEQYQMPQSPSPCSPPQMPQQYSGVSPSGPGVVVMQLNVPNGPQPPQNPPMVQWSHCKYYSMDQRGQKPGDLYSPESSPQASTQMSSSPVTSPTQSPAPSPVTSLSSVCTGLSPLPVLTQFPRPGGPAQGDGRYSLLGQPLQYNLSICPPLLHGQSAYSVHQTDWDARQSILFTWNESYLSNVEGTERIEAWKPEQETSTQICLH, via the exons AGGCGGACATCCAACCATGGTCATGCCAGGAAAAGAGCCAAG tctaATTCCAAGCTGAAATTGGTGCGCAGCCTTGCAGTGTGTGAGGAATCCTCTGCTCCATTTGTTGACGGGCCACTAGAAACCCAG GATATAATTCAATTGCACATCAGCTGCCCCTCTgacaaggaggaagaaaagtCCACAAAGGATGTCTCTGAAAAGGAAGACAaggacaaaaacaaagaaaaggtcCCCAGGAGGATGCTGTCTAGAG ACTCCAGCCAAGAATATACGGACTCCACTGGAATAGACCTACATGAATTTCTTGTAAATACACTGAAAAAGAACCCAAG GGACAGAATGATGCTGCTAAAATTAGAACAGGAGATTCTGGACTTTATTAATGACAACAA CAACCAGTTCAAGAAGTTCCCTCAGATGACCTCATATCACCGGATGCTATTACACCGGGTAGCTGCCTATTTTGGGATGGACCACAATGTAGATCAAACTGGAAAAGCTGTCATCATCAACAAAACCAGTAACACAAGAAT CCCTGAACAGAGATTCTCAGAACATATAAAGGATGAGAAGAATACAGAATTTCAACAGAGATTCATTCTTAAGAGAGATGATGCCAGTATGGACCGAGATGATAACCAG ATCAGAGTTCCATTGCAGGATGGAAGGAGGAGCAAGTCaatagaagagagagaggaggaatatCAAAGGGTCCGAGAGAGAATATTTGCCCGAGAG ACTGGCCAGAACGGATATCTAAATGACATCAG ACTCTCCAAAGAAGCCTTTTCTTCTAGCTCTCACAAGAGAAGGCAGATTTTTAG GGGGAACCGTGAGGGGCTGAGCCGCACCTCAAGCAGCCGCCAGAGCAGCACAGACAGCGAACTCAAATCCCTGGAGCCACGGCCTTGGAGCAGCACAGACTCCGATGGCTCTGTCCGGAGCATGCGGCCCCCTGTCACCAAAGCCAGCAGCTTCAGTGGAATCTCCATCCTCACCCGGGGTGACAGCATCGGGAGCAGCAAAGGTGGCAGTGCAGGAAGGATCTCCAGGCCAG GTATGGCGCTAGGTGCCCCAGAAGTGTGCAACCAGGTCACCTCATCCCAGTCTGTCCGGGGCCTTCTCCCTTGTACTgcccaacaacagcagcagcagcagcaacttcctGCTCTCCCACCCACGCCTCAACAACAGCCACCCTTGAATAATCACATGATTTCACAG CCAGTCCCGGCTCTGCAGCCCTCTCCACAGCCTGTTCAGTTCTCTCCAGGCTCCTGTCCCCAAGTACTTCTGCCAGTCTCTCCGCCCCAGCAGTACAACATG GCAGATGATCTCAGCAACCCCTTTGGACAAATGAGCCTTAGTCGCCAAGGTTCTACTGAAGCAGCTGACCCATCCTCAGCTCTGTTCCAGCCCCCACTTATCTCCCAGCACGCTCAGCAGACTAGCTTCATCATGGCTTCTACAGGGCAGCCCCTCCCTACTTCCAACTATTCCACCTCGAGCCATGCACCACCTACTCAGCAAGTCCTGCCACCACAGGGCTACATGCAGCCCCCTCAACAG ATCCAGGTGTCTTACTATTCCCCTGGACAGTATCCCAGCTCCAGCCAGCAATACCGACCTCTGTCTCACCCGGTGGCCTACAGCCCCCAGCGTGGTCAGCAGCTGCCGCAGCCATCCCAGCAGCCTG GTTTACAGCCCATGATGCCTAACCAGCAGCAAGCGGCTTACCAAGGCATGATTGGGGTCCAGCAGCCACAGAACCAGGGCCTGCTCAGCAACCAGAGGAGCGGCATGGGGGGCCAGATGCAAGGCCTGGTGGTTCAGTACACTCCACTGCCTTCTTACCAA GTCCCAGTGGGTAATGACTCACAAAATGTGGTCCAGCCGCCTTTCCAGCAACCCATGCTGGTCCCTGCAAGCCAATCTGTGCAGGGGGCCCTCCCAGCAGGGGGTGTTCCAGTGTACTACAGCATGATCCCGCCAGCTCAGCAGAACGGTACAAG CCCTTCTGTGGGGTTTCTGCAGCCTCCTGGCTCTGAGCAGTACCAGATGCCTCAGTCTCCCTCTCCCTGCAGTCCACCACAGATGCCACAGCAGTACTCAG GAGTGTCACCTTCTGGACCGGGTGTGGTGGTCATGCAGCTGAATGTCCCTAATGGACCCCAGCCTCCCCAGAACCCGCCCATGGTCCAGTGGAGTCACTGTAAATATTACAGCATGGACCAGCGGGGTCAGAAGCCTGGAGACCTGTACAGTCCTGAGAGTAGCCCCCAG GCCAGCACACAGATGAGCAGCAGCCCTGTCACATCTCCTACTCAATCTCCAGCACCCTCTCCTGTCACCAGCCTCAGCAGCGTCTGCACAGGGCTCAGTCCCCTTCCTGTCCTCACACAGTTCCCCCGGCCTGGAGGTCCTGCACAGG GTGATGGTCGCTACTCCCTCTTGGGCCAGCCGTTACAGTACAATCTGTCCATCTGCCCTCCCCTGCTCCATGGCCAGTCAGCTTACTCGGTGCACCAG ACAGACTGGGATGCAAGGCAGTCAATATTGTTTACCTGGAATGAGAGTTATCTTTCAAATGTTGAAGGGACAGAGCGGATTGAAGCATGGAAACCGGAGCAAGAGACAAGCACTCAAATCTGCCTCCACTGA